A window of Cryptomeria japonica chromosome 3, Sugi_1.0, whole genome shotgun sequence contains these coding sequences:
- the LOC131071762 gene encoding small ribosomal subunit protein eS27y — protein sequence MVLSNDIDLLHPPADVEKRKHKLKRLVQSPNSFFMDVKCQGCFNITTVFSHSQTVVVCGNCQTVLCQPTGGRARLTEGCSFRKKGD from the exons GTGCTTTCTAATGACATTGACTTGCTTCATCCTCCAGCTGATGTGGAAAAGCGGAAGCACAAATTGAAACGTCTCGTGCAATCACCAAATTCCTTTTTTATG GATGTGAAGTGTCAAGGATGCTTCAATAT CACGACTGTGTTCAGTCATTCTCAGACAGTTGTTGTCTGTGGGAACTGTCAAACTGTGCTATGCCAGCCAACTGGAGGTCGTGCACGGTTGACTGAAGGATGCTCTTTCAGGAAGAAGGGCGATTGA